A DNA window from Trypanosoma brucei brucei TREU927 chromosome 11 chr11_scaffold01 genomic scaffold, whole genome shotgun sequence contains the following coding sequences:
- a CDS encoding variant surface glycoprotein — protein MINYLFAVALLIMQQLAAVDATAQKGMLPAFWKPLCGLSEELDSKPHKAISDLQSATSQVELMQRATLRAQIYGLAMAGTKEATPTALAELYYSSKVQASLSKLRTTSIQAAIETASAATYLKGHVDEYLSLWSNVNQGGSDGCLLTNAGSAAATITQNRLGGTECKLKLTGASSSGIQPTHITANGFPQLAHRISGDDEQHSSGKCTLASGHTNNGLGDGSALAANFKVLDGYLTIPNSANALSINSVQTMTQEHANTHPAWYNAWSKNKLPPQAEDPAFTNTTGEIKNYNLVSEAIRTVNLKKAEAADADVEAQVTSYFGGKDDAKWKEFIAKIEKFPIPAKTGKQAEPTTLGAIEDTETLLTILYHYQLQLSKRLTELQTRLDDTESKGKNKTPEQLCNEIKDAKTCNADKKCKYDETKKEEPKCTLSEEGKQKAAEKANQETEGKDEKPGTTNTTASNSFVINKAPLLLAFLLF, from the coding sequence ATGATCAACTATTTGTTTGCTGTTGCGCTTTTAATAATGCAGCAACTAGCGGCCGTAGACGCGACGGCGCAAAAGGGGATGCTTCCAGCTTTCTGGAAACCGCTTTGTGGACTCTCCGAAGAGCTGGATAGCAAACCGCACAAAGCAATTTCAGACCTACAATCGGCAACGAGCCAAGTCGAACTCATGCAGCGCGCCACCCTGAGGGCACAAATTTATGGCTTAGCGATGGcaggaacaaaagaagcaacgCCAACGGCTTTAGCAGAACTTTACTACAGCAGCAAGGTGCAGGCCTCCCTTTCTAAACTAAGGACAACGTCAATACAAGCAGCCATCGAAACCGCAAGCGCGGCAACGTACCTCAAAGGGCATGTAGATGAATACTTATCGTTATGGTCTAACGTAAACCAAGGCGGCAGCGACGGCTGCCTGCTAACAAATGCCGGGTCAGCGGCGGCGACCATAACTCAAAACAGGCTTGGCGGCACGGAATGCAAACTGAAACTAACAGGggcaagcagcagcggcatacAACCAACCCATATAACTGCCAACGGCTTTCCCCAGCTGGCGCATAGGATATCCGGAGACGACGAACAGCACTCAAGCGGGAAGTGCACACTTGCCAGCGGCCACACAAACAATGGCCTAGGAGACGGCTCAGCGCTGGCAGCAAACTTCAAGGTGCTAGACGGCTACCTAACAATTCCAAACAGCGCCAACGCGCTGAGCATAAACAGCGTACAAACAATGACCCAAGAGCACGCCAATACGCACCCGGCGTGGTACAACGCATGGTCGAAAAACAAGCTCCCACCGCAAGCAGAGGATCCAGCCTTCACCAACACTACTGGCGAAATCAAAAATTACAACTTAGTCAGCGAAGCGATCAGAACAGTCAACCTTAAAAAAGCAGAGGCAGCCGACGCAGATGTAGAGGCACAAGTGACCTCTTACTTTGGCGGAAAAGACGACGCAAAGTGGAAAGAGTTCATAGCAAAAATTGAGAAATTTCCGATACCCGCCAAAACAGGCAAACAAGCTGAGCCAACGACATTGGGGGCAATAGAAGATACAGAGACGCTACTTACAATACTGTATCACTACCAATTGCAACTGAGCAAGAGATTGACAGAGCTACAAACAAGATTGGATGACACTGAATCCAagggtaaaaataaaaccccAGAGCAACTATGTAACGAAATAAAAGATGCAAAAACATGCAATGCTgacaaaaaatgcaaatatgatgaaacaaaaaaagaagaaccaaagtgcacattgagtgaggaagggaaacaaaaagcagcagaaaaagcaaaccaagaaacagaagggaaagatgagAAACCTGGaactacaaacaccacagcaagcaattcttttgtcattaacaaagcccctcttttgcttgcatttttgcttttttaa